CGATCGATTCGCGAACCGGAACCACGTGTGATGTAGGAGAACTCAACATCGTTTCCTCTGATGGCCTCCCAGCTGTCACACAAAGCTAATCCATCCACAACGTTTTGCAAAGCAAGGCTCTGACTCCCTCCACCGGTAGCGTCCTTGGACTTCAACACACAGTTGAAGTCCCCTGCCAGAATGACCGGTCCTGGTACATTCCGCAGGTAGTAGGCTATCGTCTGGTTGAAGAACAGTTCCCGCTCCGCTCTACGCTGCGTTCCTGACGGAGCATAGATGTTGCATAATGTGGAATTATTCTCAAGCCGAACGCAGATGAGACGTGAATCCAAACTGCGTTCGAcgtgagaaaattttatcGGTTCGCGAATAGCGATCGCAGTACCTCTCCTTGTGTGGTCAACGTTCGTTACTATATTGTACCCAGGGAGCGTCAAGTCAGAGTCATAAACCTCCTGCAAGAATACAACGTCAGCGTCAATATTCCGCAGGAAGCTCCGTAAAGCATCTAATTTAGTCGAGTTGGAGATCGCATTGATATTAATCGATGCGAAAATGATCGATTTCAGCGATTCATCCATCTCAACCAAATTAGCGCGAGTCTCGTTCTGTCGGCTTCGGGTCTTGTGTCGGGGGTTTTTGCAGCCCAGGGTTTTTGGGGGGACGGCCAGGCTTGCGCTTGGGCGGCGCCTCCGTCCGAACTCCCGGTCCGTCTGTCTCTACCGTCTCGTCCGATCTTCTCTTACCTGTCACCAGCACGGATGATGTGGAAGGAGTAGGAGAGGGAATTCTCCTTGATACTTGCTACTCCTCCTTGAACTTGATAtgattttgttaaaatttggaaacaaTTCATGGCTTCGACGCGCTTTCGATGAAGCTCTTATTTCTCACCGTTTCAAATGAGATGAAATGTTGCCTAAatctaaaacaaatttaaaacaagcattattaaaatttaattaaacaataaCGGTACCGAATCACGAAACCTTCTCTTTATCCTATTGATTCAGATTTTTGCTTAATGTCCCTGTTCACCTCGTTGCTTTGTTTCCAGTACCATACTGATACTCTAAATTTTCGCTGTCAGGCATATCATGTAAATCAACAGAGTGCAACAAGACTCAAAATTGCGAAATTTGTAAGAAGttatattatatttaaaatataggAAAGTGTATATCATTATTGattgttaagataaaaccacactGATTTTACCCACTATTACGAACCACTATTTTTATCAATCCAACCAATTTTGGCATGAAAACAAATGTTCCtatttttgtataattttgAACATATTTGTAGTGTCTTAGAAATGTAAGTAATTTGTAAGCGTAGTATAAGTGATCGATGTAAGTTAGACATAAGTATATGTGTAAGGATTATAATAAAAGGTCAGTCGTTGATCAGCATTCAAACAAGCAACAAGTCCGCATAATAGTTGGCGACgaggaaaaaagcgaaaaaagtcAAGTCAAGTCAAGTCGAGTCAAAATGTCTTTGATTGGAAAGATTGAGCCCTTTGTAATGGGAGAAAGTATTAAGGAGTATTTGGAGAGGATGGATATCTTCTTCGATGTAAATGAAGTTGAGTCCGGGAAGAAAACAGTGATGCTGTTAACGCTGGGAGGAGCATCACTGTACAGTTTGATCTCAAAAATGGTGCTACCGGAGAAACCAAGTTCAGTGCCGTACGAAAAATTAGTGATCAAACTTAAAGAACAGTTGGAGCAGAAAGTGAACGTGGTAGCGGAGCGGTTCAACTTTAGGAACTGTATTCAAAAGAATCAATCAGTGGCGGAATATATAGTTGAACTAAAAGCGCTCGCACAAACATGTGAATTCAAGTGCTGTCTGGTGGAAGCGTTGCGTGATCAGCTGGTTGCGGGTGTTCGAGATGATGGCCTGAGAAAGCGGCTTCTGCGTGAGACTGGTCTCACGTTCGAAGGAGCAGAAAGCATCGCCAGAACGTGGGAAGCTGCGGACGAGCAGAACGAAGCGTTTACGAGGAAGGAGAAAGGAGGAGAAATGGCGGCGATTAGGAGTGCGCCAAAAAGAAGCGTCGTTTCAAAATTTCACTACTACCGTGGAAGTGGTGCACCTGTAAAACCAAGTAATGATAATAATTGTCACAGATGCGGAAGATCGCACAACCCACAGACATGTCCTGCGCGTACGTGGCAGTGTTTTACCTGCAAAAAGTACGGACATGTGTCGTCGTGTTGCAGGAGCAAAAATGTACATGGGCAGGATAGATCACTAACACACATAGCGCGGATCAATGTAATAAGTAGTCCAGAAGTGCGCGTGTTAAAAGTTAATGACACGGACATTGCGTTTGAAATTGATTGCGGCGCGTGTAATACAGTGATGCCGGAGAATTTATATCGAGGAACGGAATAACAACAAATGAGTCGAAAGTTAAAGCAATAATTAAAGCTCCAGTACCATCAGATGTGATGCAATTGCAAGCGTTCTTAGGAATGATAAATTATTATAGCAGGTTTTTGCCAAATTTAGCAACAATATTAAGTCCAATGTATGAATTGCTACGCAAagacaaaaaatatgtatggTCAAATGAATGTCAGGCGTCATTcgaaaaaacgaaatcaatgTTGGTAGATAACAACATTTTAGTACCATTTGATCCTAAAAAGCCTGTTATATTAGCAGTTGATGCTAGTCCTTACGGATTAGGAGCAATATTGTCGCATGAAATTGATGGAGTAGAGAAACCAATATATTTTGCCTCAGCAACTCTCTCACAAGCGCAGAAAAACTATGCGCAGGTTCACAAAGAAGCGTTAGCGGTCGTTTTTGGTGTAAAAAAATTTCATAAGTACATCTACGGAATCAAGTTTAAACTAGTGACCGATAATTCGGGAGTAAAAGAAATATTCAATCCGTCAAGAACAACGTCGTCGATTGCAGTAGCTAGATTGAGTCGATGGGCAATGATATTAGCCGAATATGAATACACAATAGAGCATAGGCCAGGCAAAAGCATGAGTCATGTAGATGCATTAAGTAGACTGCCATTAGAGGAAGGTTTAGAAATAGAAGAAGATTGCGCACAAGTAAATGCGATTTCGTCGTCCTCAATCATTGACATTGAGATGATTAGTCAATTCCAAAAGTCAGATGCAATATTGAAACAAGTATACCAACAAGTTAAACATGGTTGGGCGAAAAATGTCAAAGCGGAATTGAAAGATTATGCTAAAGTTAGTAATAGCTTAGCAATAGAAgatggtgtgttgtttttcaatgatCGAGTAGTAATTCCAGATAAGCTGAAAGATAAAATAGTCAGTCTTTTTCATGACAACCATGATGGGTTAGTAAGAATGAAAATGTCAGCAAGGAAATTAGTATGGTGGAAAAGTATGGATAAAAGTTTCGAGCAATGCATAAAGGCATGTCAAGTCTGTCAGTCGAGACAAATCGTACCTAAAGAAATAGTCACAACAAAATGGGTACAAtgctcaagaccattccaaagaATACACatagatttgttttactttgaaaATAGTACATTGTTAATTATAGTCGACAGTTTTTCAAAGTATATTGAggtaaaaattatgaaaagtaCTAAAGCAGAAAATGTCATAGAAGtgttagaaatattttttgcatGTTTCGGATTACCAGAAGAAATTGTATCAGATAATGGTCCTCCATTTAGTTCAGATCAATTTACGAATTTTTTAAGAGAAAAAGGTATAAAAGTCAGTAAGTCCCCACCGTACCACCCACAGTCGAACGGGTTGGCCGAGAGGGCGGTTAGAACAATAAAGGATAGCCTGAAGAAGTATCTATTGGATACAAGGTACAAACCACTAAGTCTTCAGAGGAAACTGAATCAAATATTGTTCAAGTATAGGAATAGTCCATGTACGGTAACTAAAGTCACACCTTCAGAAAGAGTGTTTTGTTACGTACCACATACAGTAACAGCAAAAGTCAATCCTATAAAAGGAAATGAGAGACAAATGTCAACTATGGAagagtcaagaagtcagtctAAAATCGTAGGAAATCAAGTCGaatatgaagaagaagaatctgtATTTTACAGAAATCACTTTAAAGAGCACATGAGATGGATCCCGGCaatagtaaaaaagaaaataagcggGTTAAGATATTTAATCAGTCTGAATGGAATAATACGGATGGTACATAAAaaccaattgaggaaaaacaaaaaccagatGAGTTCAAAGGATGTCATAATACCATCAGAGGTAAATATTTCgtacaaaaggaaaaggagtGAATCAAGTCCTCCACCGTTAAGACGATCGAAAAGGTTAGAAGGACAACCACGATTTAAGTATCCAAGATAGGAAGTAAACTCCGTTTAAGGGGGAGAATGTAGTGTCTTAGAAATGTAAGTAATTTGTAAGCGTAGTATAAGTGATCGATGTAAGTTAGACATAAGTATATGTGTAAGGATTATAATAAAAGGTCAGTCGTTGATCAGCATTCAAACAAGCAACAAGTCCGCATAATAATATTCAAtgtatggtttgtttttgtttgaattgtcTATCATTCTTTTCCTACAAACTTCAAGCTTTCTGCGGATTCctcgatatttgtttttatcaaatcaattaaaactgttttacaacggttttcaataaaacatttttcttctgttccCCTTCGACTCCCATTTTAAAGCCGgactttccttccttttcttcgTGCAGTTTCCTAAAATTTACACATATTATGGTTCTTAGTATTTAGTATATACAAGTATCAAGCAAAAGCACCAAACTTTGAAAAGAGTTTTAGTTGGAAAAATGTCTAACATTGGTTAAGATTTGAGAACAGGTTTGTGTTTTCACTCCTTCTCTCATTTCGCAAAGTGAATAATTGGATACATCGCTAACATTTGCGTAGACAACGCCGTCAGATGTCTATCTCTTATAGTCCCTGTTTCTTGAAGAATAATCTTGGAAGAACTTAAACTCGGAACCGTTTCTTGAGGTTCTCATTCCCAGGGAAGAAAATAGCAATACCCTTGCTCCAAACCGCTTGTTTATGCGTTTTGTACCAGTCACTATCGAATCGCTTCCATCTTTTGGACAGCTTCTCTGCCGGGGAATCGTTAATCCCTTCCCCCCTCGTACCCCAACGGCCCCAATTCCAGGCGCAGACGAAACCTAATCCCAGGTCTGCGATAATTTGAGCTTGCCATAAAGTTCAATATTTCAAACCCCTCCGCACATTCCACGGTCGCGGCGTTGGCGTTCGATTGTCGGAATGTTTTATCTAAATAGCTGCTGCTTGGGAAAAGGGGTGTATTGTGTTCCGTGAGGTGGCGAAACGGTTACGGTTGAGCGGCGAAGATGGCCATCTACTGGAGTAAGTAAGCCACCGGGGAATTCCTTATAATGAATTTGTCACCTTGTCTACAAGGATTGTTTTCAACGGAAGCTACCTCCATCTTCCGTTGCCTTTTCAACCCATCCCTCCCATCTCCCCTCTCCACGGGTAGATGATGTTTCACTGGTGCGCGTATCCTTTTCCTCGAATTTTCCGGCTGCCGCTTGTCGGCGGCTTCGTTTGACAATTTATAGGAAAAACTTTGTCTGTTCCCGGTCTCGCACGGTCGGCGTTGGTGTGGCGGCCGGTTGGATGTGTTTCTTAGGAACTTAATTTATTCCCCCCCGGCCCGGCTCCGCTTGGAAAGGGCTCGTTCTTGGGTTGGGGTTGTTCCGAAGGAGCGTCTTCCCGTACACCTTTGTCGTGTTGGTCTTAGTGGGCTTTGTTGGCGAAACAAAGTAGTAACCCCTTTTCGAGCAgattctccctctctctctctctctctctctctctctctctctctctctctctctatctctgaGGACCTATTCTGAGCATACCCTGTAGCAGATCAAACTCTTGGGTACATGTAAAATCAGCTACAAGCGCGTGAATCGCGATAGGCGAACCCCACCGGAGAGTCGTCGCGAGGCAGACATCTTGAGCTAACAGCCAACACCATCATCTTCAGAGTGGCGGCAGCCAACCCCACAAGGTTCAGCCAATACAGCCACCAAGACCTATAATTAACCGTTTCGAATGAACGTTCGAGCTCCGGTGAATTTACATCCGGAAGTGGGAAAAGAACTCCCGGGCCAGGGAACTCCGGAGAGCGCTCCTCCAACCACCTGTTTTGTGGTGCCGCCAGAATTGCCTCCTACCTCAACCGCAACCGACGtctggtggaaaaataatcgtCGCCTCGAAACAAGATGCTCCATTTCGGCAACAATGGAGCGAAAGGTTGCCGAGGGTTTCGGGCTGTAGACTTCTGTTGCGCTCGCTGGTAGCGCCAAGGGCACGGGCAGTGGGGGACCCATTTTCAATGAGTATCTCGTCCGCCTCTCGTGGAGtttggggggagggaaaattgcGAAAACGGCAAGGCTGACCGAGAAACAATGTAACCATAATTTAATACAATTTCCCATTTTCGGCAAACAATCTCCAACCCGTCGGACGCTGCGGGATGCTGCGGGACGTGGTGGTTTACGATTTACACATTTTCCGATTTTCCTGTCATTGGCCGAGCGACAGCGGACTCATGGAACATCGGCCGGCAAAGGCTAAGGGCGAACTTTAAGGAACCGTTCCGTGAGCCCTCATCCCTCCGAGTTAATGAATTGATTGCACTTAGTGGCGCCAGGGAAGGCCTCATCGCCTTCCGGGTTGGTCGACGCCAATTCGAGGTGGACTCACCCCAACCATTGGCGATGTCCATTCGGTGAGTCAACGCCTGCCCTCGATAATAATTatcaattcaattaatttgtCTACCTCCAGCTTCAGGGTTTTGCCACGGCTCCTACCGAAATCTGACCTCCGGCGGCGATGGAGCACATGCAAAGTGTATGATTTAATGGACCGGCGGGTCGAAACCCCAGACACTGCGGTGCGGTAGAATGGTTTCCGTTCTGGCGAATAGATTAGTTTTCCTTCAACCGCAAACGCTAAGAAGGTGCAAAACTTGGGTTTGCTGCAAAGCTAGAACCCAAAAAACCGCAGGGTTCC
This region of Anopheles coustani chromosome X, idAnoCousDA_361_x.2, whole genome shotgun sequence genomic DNA includes:
- the LOC131269308 gene encoding uncharacterized protein LOC131269308 — translated: MGESIKEYLERMDIFFDVNEVESGKKTVMLLTLGGASLYSLISKMVLPEKPSSVPYEKLVIKLKEQLEQKVNVVAERFNFRNCIQKNQSVAEYIVELKALAQTCEFKCCLVEALRDQLVAGVRDDGLRKRLLRETGLTFEGAESIARTWEAADEQNEAFTRKEKGGEMAAIRSAPKRSVVSKFHYYRGSGAPVKPSNDNNCHRCGRSHNPQTCPARTWQCFTCKNLKKYLLDTRYKPLSLQRKLNQILFKYRNSPCTVTKVTPSERVFCYVPHTVTAKVNPIKGNERQMSTMEESRSQSKIVGNQVEYEEEESVFYRNHFKEHMRWIPAIVKKKISGLRYLISLNGIIRMVHKNQLRKNKNQMSSKDVIIPSENNLGRT